A genomic region of Luteibacter aegosomatissinici contains the following coding sequences:
- a CDS encoding ABC transporter permease, producing the protein MNVTRLALRTLRREWHLVELRTLAASLVLAVVALGVVATLSTRIERGILASAAELIGGDVGVSAPAPLPDAMAASARADGLAMTRGAQFRSVAFVGEHSQLLDVLASDAAYPLRGTLEVSGADGRTHVAHGPARGEVYLDHRAMVSLGITPGQRVQIGGQDLVASAELVRQPDGGELFALAPRAVMNLDDANAAGLLGVGSRARHRLLVSGTPAAVARWRTNVEEGALPAGADLITPEKMQERMRSAFDRASAFLRLTALLSALLSGVAIALASARYARRKSGEVALLRALGTPRRKVASLLVMTLAALALPAATLGVVIALGLTEGAWYFARQLFDNIPTTLPLGPAFAAAAMGLAVLAGFALPPLVRLAEVPPVAVFRESMQRRLRRFDVLYLVPLATAIGLLWLQSDSAKLAGILAASLGGVAAVAALLAALLLVVARRVAPGAHPALRLGLAALARRRGLSLVQATALSLGLCALLLLAVIAPSLLEGWRRELPADTPNWFVLNLQDDQRDAFAQQLQHIGATKTNMMPLAVGKLTAINGTPVDKLPFLENDEARDAADRQLRLSWSADLPPSNDVVAGTWPGASPAQAEVSVDTSWRDRFHLKLGDTLRFEVGEGTLDAKLTSVRKVDWTSFRVNFFLMIDPAHAGAIPHTWLTSFYLPRGHGDDLSKLSRDYGNLSLIDVDALLDRVREIVDRVGGAVRWVLGFSLLAGALVLTAALAASAQERRKEAALLRTLGATRAQLRAAAACEFALLGLVAGLTAGLGAAGAGFWLGKAVFRLQDFVPPLWPLFCAAAIAAFVVMLIGLFGTRRVLRTSPMALLRE; encoded by the coding sequence ATGAACGTGACCCGGCTTGCCCTGCGCACGCTGCGTCGTGAATGGCACCTGGTGGAGTTGCGCACACTGGCGGCATCGCTGGTGTTGGCCGTCGTCGCGCTCGGTGTGGTGGCCACCCTCTCCACCCGCATCGAACGCGGCATCCTGGCCAGTGCCGCCGAGCTGATCGGCGGCGATGTTGGCGTATCCGCGCCCGCACCGTTGCCCGATGCCATGGCGGCATCCGCGCGTGCCGATGGGTTGGCGATGACGCGCGGCGCCCAATTCCGCAGCGTCGCCTTCGTCGGCGAGCACAGCCAGCTGCTCGATGTGCTCGCCAGCGATGCAGCCTACCCGTTGCGTGGCACGCTGGAAGTGAGCGGCGCGGATGGCCGCACCCATGTGGCGCACGGCCCGGCGCGTGGCGAGGTGTATCTCGACCACCGCGCCATGGTGAGCCTGGGTATTACGCCAGGACAGCGCGTACAGATTGGCGGTCAGGACCTGGTCGCTTCCGCGGAGCTGGTGCGCCAGCCCGATGGCGGCGAACTGTTCGCCCTCGCACCGCGTGCTGTCATGAACCTCGATGATGCCAATGCGGCTGGCCTGCTCGGCGTAGGCAGCCGCGCACGTCATCGCCTGCTCGTGTCGGGCACCCCTGCCGCCGTGGCGCGCTGGCGCACGAACGTCGAAGAAGGCGCGCTGCCCGCCGGTGCCGATCTGATTACACCCGAGAAGATGCAGGAGCGCATGCGCAGCGCATTTGATCGCGCGAGCGCGTTCCTGCGCCTTACTGCCCTGCTTTCAGCACTGCTCTCAGGCGTGGCGATCGCGCTGGCATCGGCGCGCTATGCGCGGCGCAAATCGGGCGAAGTAGCGCTACTCCGCGCCCTGGGCACGCCCCGGCGCAAGGTGGCATCGCTGCTGGTGATGACGCTTGCGGCCCTAGCGCTGCCTGCCGCCACGCTAGGCGTAGTAATCGCACTGGGTCTTACCGAAGGCGCGTGGTATTTCGCGCGCCAGTTGTTCGACAACATCCCCACGACATTGCCTCTGGGCCCTGCCTTTGCCGCGGCGGCCATGGGCCTTGCCGTGCTGGCCGGCTTCGCCCTGCCCCCGTTGGTGCGGCTGGCCGAAGTACCGCCGGTGGCGGTGTTCCGCGAATCCATGCAGCGCCGCCTGCGCCGGTTCGATGTGCTCTACCTCGTACCGCTGGCCACCGCGATCGGGTTGCTCTGGCTGCAAAGTGATTCCGCGAAACTTGCGGGGATCCTTGCGGCCAGCCTGGGCGGCGTCGCCGCCGTCGCCGCGCTGCTGGCGGCGTTGCTGCTCGTCGTCGCCCGCCGCGTCGCGCCGGGCGCCCATCCTGCGCTGCGCCTGGGCCTCGCCGCCCTCGCGCGCCGTCGCGGCCTGTCGCTGGTCCAGGCCACCGCCCTGTCGCTCGGCTTGTGCGCGCTGCTACTGCTTGCCGTCATCGCGCCCTCGCTGCTGGAAGGCTGGCGCCGTGAGTTGCCTGCCGATACACCGAACTGGTTTGTATTGAACCTGCAGGACGACCAGCGCGATGCGTTTGCCCAGCAGCTACAGCACATCGGTGCAACGAAAACGAACATGATGCCGCTGGCCGTGGGCAAGCTCACCGCGATCAACGGCACGCCGGTGGACAAGCTGCCCTTCCTGGAAAACGACGAGGCGCGTGATGCTGCCGACCGCCAGTTGCGCCTTTCGTGGTCGGCCGATCTCCCACCGTCCAATGACGTGGTCGCCGGCACCTGGCCTGGCGCGTCCCCCGCCCAGGCCGAGGTATCCGTGGATACCTCGTGGCGCGATCGTTTCCACCTGAAGCTCGGCGACACGCTTCGCTTCGAAGTGGGTGAAGGCACGCTCGATGCGAAGCTCACCAGCGTGCGCAAGGTGGACTGGACCTCATTCAGGGTGAACTTCTTCCTGATGATCGACCCCGCGCATGCCGGGGCTATTCCGCATACGTGGCTCACCAGCTTCTACCTGCCGCGCGGCCACGGCGATGACCTGTCGAAGCTGTCGCGGGACTACGGCAACCTCAGCCTGATCGACGTGGATGCGCTGCTCGATCGCGTTCGCGAGATCGTCGATCGCGTGGGCGGTGCCGTGCGCTGGGTGCTCGGTTTCAGCCTGCTCGCCGGTGCGCTGGTGCTCACTGCCGCCCTGGCCGCAAGCGCGCAGGAGCGCCGAAAAGAAGCGGCGCTCCTGCGCACACTGGGTGCCACACGGGCACAGCTACGTGCCGCCGCGGCCTGCGAGTTTGCACTCCTGGGCCTGGTAGCGGGGCTTACGGCCGGGCTAGGCGCCGCGGGCGCCGGATTCTGGCTCGGGAAGGCGGTGTTCCGCCTGCAGGACTTCGTACCACCGTTGTGGCCACTGTTCTGTGCCGCGGCCATCGCTGCGTTCGTGGTGATGTTGATCGGCTTGTTTGGTACCCGCCGCGTGTTGCGGACGTCGCCGATGGCGTTGCTGCGGGAATGA
- a CDS encoding SPFH domain-containing protein, which translates to MGSIVALVVIVVAVIVLAKLIRIVPQGYEWTVEMFGKYTGTLTPGLHFLIPFVYNIGRKMNMMEQVLDVPSQDVITKDNAVVRVDGVVFYQVLDAAKAAYEVANLEAAALALIMTNIRTVLGSMDLDESLSQRDAINAKLLTVIDEATHPWGVKVTRIEIKDISPPRDLVDAMARQMKAEREKRANILDAEGFRQAAILKADGEKQSAILEAEGKKEAAFREAEARERLAEAEAKATTMVSQAIAGGDVNALNYFIATKYVDSLVEMAKSPNQKTLLLPMESVGILGSLAGIAELAKDSLTSQRAQVQPAPQPPRTPPLAR; encoded by the coding sequence ATGGGAAGCATCGTCGCACTGGTCGTGATCGTGGTCGCGGTCATCGTCCTGGCCAAGCTTATTCGCATCGTGCCGCAGGGCTACGAATGGACCGTGGAGATGTTCGGCAAATACACGGGCACGCTGACGCCCGGCCTGCATTTCCTTATCCCGTTCGTCTACAACATCGGCCGCAAGATGAACATGATGGAGCAGGTGCTCGATGTCCCCTCACAGGATGTCATCACCAAGGACAACGCCGTGGTCCGCGTGGATGGCGTGGTGTTCTACCAGGTGCTGGATGCGGCCAAGGCCGCCTACGAGGTGGCCAACCTCGAAGCTGCCGCCCTCGCGCTGATCATGACCAACATCCGTACCGTGCTGGGCTCCATGGACCTGGACGAAAGCCTGAGCCAGCGCGATGCCATCAACGCCAAGCTGCTTACGGTGATCGATGAAGCCACGCACCCGTGGGGCGTCAAGGTCACCCGTATCGAAATCAAGGATATTTCGCCGCCGCGCGACCTGGTCGATGCGATGGCGCGGCAGATGAAGGCCGAGCGTGAGAAGCGCGCGAACATCCTCGATGCCGAGGGCTTCCGCCAGGCCGCCATCCTCAAGGCCGATGGTGAAAAGCAATCAGCCATCCTCGAAGCCGAGGGTAAGAAGGAAGCCGCGTTCCGCGAGGCCGAAGCCCGCGAGCGCCTGGCCGAGGCGGAAGCCAAGGCCACGACCATGGTCTCGCAGGCCATCGCCGGCGGCGATGTGAATGCGCTGAACTACTTCATCGCCACCAAATACGTGGATTCGCTGGTGGAAATGGCCAAGAGCCCGAACCAGAAGACCTTGCTGCTGCCGATGGAATCGGTGGGTATCCTTGGCTCGCTGGCGGGCATCGCCGAACTGGCGAAGGACTCGCTCACCAGCCAGCGCGCGCAGGTGCAGCCGGCCCCGCAGCCGCCGCGCACGCCGCCGCTGGCACGCTGA
- a CDS encoding proline--tRNA ligase — MRLSQYHLATVKEVPADADIASQQLMLRAGMIRKLASGLYTWSPLGLRVLRKVEAVVREEMVRAGAIELLMPSVQPRDLWEETGRWEKFGGQLLKMKDRKEQEFCYGPTHEEVITDFARNELKSYKQLPLNFFQIQTKFRDEIRPRFGVMRAREFLMKDAYSFHLTPESLGETYKVMYDAYSRIFTRLGLEFRAVDADTGAIGGSASHEFQVLADSGEDHIAFSDASPYAANIEKAEALAPAGERPAPSAELTRVDTPTQRTIDEVSAFLGVPATQTVKTILVRGIEGLVALCLRGDHEINEVKVSHLAELGDEPELASEEEILAATGTRPGFIGPVGLPDNIPVIVDRSAALLADFVCGGNQDGTHYTGANWVRDARITSVEDIRKVVDGDASPDGKGTLRLARGIEVGHIFQLGQKYAEAMGASVLDSNGKMSTMFMGCYGVGVSRIVAAAIEQRHDENGMIWTDAMAPWRVAVCVINPKNDAAVAEAAESLYRELSEAGIDTVLDDRGLRPGSMFADIELIGIPHRVVVSGRGLEAGTFEYRARTDAEARNVTREELLAVLNG; from the coding sequence ATGCGCCTCAGCCAGTACCACCTCGCCACCGTCAAGGAAGTTCCCGCCGATGCGGATATCGCCAGCCAGCAGCTCATGCTGCGTGCCGGCATGATCCGCAAGCTGGCCTCGGGCCTCTACACGTGGTCGCCGTTGGGCCTGCGCGTGCTGCGCAAGGTGGAAGCCGTGGTCCGCGAGGAAATGGTACGCGCCGGCGCCATCGAGCTACTGATGCCTTCGGTGCAGCCGCGCGATCTGTGGGAAGAAACCGGCCGCTGGGAGAAGTTCGGCGGCCAGCTCCTGAAGATGAAGGATCGCAAGGAGCAGGAATTCTGCTACGGCCCGACGCACGAGGAGGTCATCACCGACTTCGCGCGTAACGAGCTGAAGAGCTACAAGCAGCTGCCGCTCAACTTCTTCCAGATCCAGACCAAGTTCCGCGACGAGATCCGCCCGCGCTTTGGCGTGATGCGTGCGCGCGAATTCCTGATGAAGGATGCCTACTCGTTCCACCTCACCCCGGAATCGCTCGGCGAAACCTACAAGGTGATGTACGACGCGTATTCGCGCATCTTCACCCGCCTGGGCCTGGAGTTCCGCGCCGTGGATGCCGATACCGGCGCCATTGGCGGCAGCGCCAGCCACGAGTTCCAGGTGCTGGCCGATTCGGGCGAAGACCACATCGCGTTCTCGGATGCGTCGCCCTACGCGGCCAACATTGAAAAGGCCGAAGCCCTGGCGCCGGCCGGCGAGCGCCCTGCCCCGTCGGCGGAGCTCACGCGTGTCGATACCCCCACCCAGCGCACCATCGACGAGGTGAGCGCGTTCCTGGGCGTGCCGGCCACGCAGACGGTGAAGACGATCCTGGTCCGCGGCATCGAGGGCCTGGTGGCCCTGTGCCTGCGTGGCGATCACGAAATCAACGAAGTGAAGGTATCGCACCTGGCAGAGCTGGGTGACGAGCCCGAACTGGCCAGCGAAGAAGAAATCCTCGCCGCCACCGGCACGCGCCCCGGCTTCATTGGCCCGGTGGGCCTGCCCGATAACATCCCGGTCATCGTGGATCGCAGCGCCGCACTGCTCGCGGATTTCGTTTGCGGCGGCAACCAGGATGGCACGCACTACACGGGTGCCAACTGGGTGCGCGATGCGCGCATCACCAGCGTGGAGGATATCCGCAAGGTGGTCGATGGCGATGCCTCGCCGGATGGCAAGGGCACGCTGCGTCTCGCCCGTGGTATCGAGGTAGGCCACATTTTCCAGCTGGGCCAGAAGTACGCGGAGGCCATGGGCGCCAGCGTGCTGGATAGCAACGGCAAGATGAGCACGATGTTCATGGGCTGCTACGGCGTGGGCGTGAGCCGCATCGTGGCCGCCGCGATCGAGCAGCGCCACGATGAGAACGGCATGATCTGGACCGATGCGATGGCCCCGTGGCGCGTGGCGGTGTGCGTCATCAACCCGAAGAACGACGCGGCAGTGGCGGAAGCGGCCGAGTCGCTGTACCGCGAGCTGTCGGAAGCCGGCATCGATACGGTGCTGGATGACCGCGGCCTGCGCCCGGGTTCGATGTTTGCGGATATCGAGCTGATTGGCATCCCGCACCGCGTGGTGGTGAGCGGCCGTGGCCTGGAGGCGGGTACGTTCGAGTACCGCGCCCGTACGGATGCGGAGGCGCGCAACGTGACCCGCGAGGAATTGCTGGCCGTTCTGAACGGCTGA
- a CDS encoding H-NS family nucleoid-associated regulatory protein — protein sequence MAVDIKNLSQTQLADLIAKAQSRQNELQKEKVTRLREKVFALIKEEGLTFDDVFGKAAPKSRRAGATVAAKYRNPSDPEQTWSGRGKRPRWFNDALKAGTKEKDMLA from the coding sequence ATGGCCGTCGATATCAAAAACCTTAGCCAGACCCAGCTTGCGGACCTGATTGCCAAGGCGCAATCGCGCCAGAACGAGCTGCAGAAGGAAAAAGTCACGCGGCTGCGCGAGAAAGTCTTTGCACTCATCAAGGAAGAAGGCCTCACCTTCGATGACGTCTTTGGTAAAGCCGCCCCGAAATCCAGGCGCGCCGGTGCTACGGTCGCCGCCAAATACCGCAACCCGTCCGATCCCGAACAGACCTGGTCCGGCCGCGGCAAGCGCCCGCGCTGGTTTAACGATGCGCTAAAGGCCGGCACGAAAGAAAAAGACATGCTGGCCTGA
- the pssA gene encoding CDP-diacylglycerol--serine O-phosphatidyltransferase: MSDPIQARGPRHRGIYLLPNLFTTGAMFAGFYAIVSAFHGNFGTAALAVFVAGILDGMDGRVARLTNTQSEFGVQFDSLSDLVSFGLAPSLVMYTWSLSSLADYGRTWGKIGWAAAFIYAVCAALRLARFNTQVGVADKRYFQGLASPAAAALCMSFVWTMTKFDITGAEVAFFTLPLAVIAGLLMVSNVRYYSFKAWPKGDRVPFIWLIAAVLIVVLLFIDPARVLFAGTVIYTISGPVMTLWGRAAHRRRVRRHTRPAE; the protein is encoded by the coding sequence ATGAGCGATCCGATCCAAGCCCGGGGGCCCCGCCATCGCGGTATCTACCTCCTGCCGAACCTGTTCACCACCGGCGCCATGTTCGCCGGGTTCTACGCGATCGTCTCCGCTTTCCATGGGAATTTCGGCACCGCCGCCCTCGCGGTGTTCGTCGCCGGCATCCTGGATGGCATGGACGGCCGCGTCGCCCGCCTGACCAACACGCAGAGCGAGTTCGGCGTCCAGTTCGATTCGCTTTCGGATCTGGTCAGCTTCGGCCTGGCGCCGTCGCTGGTCATGTACACGTGGTCGTTGTCGTCGCTTGCCGACTATGGCCGCACCTGGGGCAAGATCGGCTGGGCCGCGGCGTTCATCTACGCCGTCTGCGCCGCGTTGCGCCTCGCGCGCTTCAATACCCAGGTGGGAGTGGCCGACAAGCGCTACTTCCAGGGGCTCGCCAGCCCCGCGGCGGCGGCACTGTGCATGTCGTTCGTGTGGACCATGACCAAGTTCGATATCACCGGTGCGGAGGTGGCGTTCTTCACCCTGCCGTTGGCGGTGATCGCGGGCCTGCTCATGGTCAGCAATGTCCGCTATTACAGTTTCAAGGCGTGGCCGAAGGGTGATCGTGTGCCCTTCATCTGGCTGATTGCCGCCGTGCTCATTGTCGTGCTGTTGTTTATCGACCCGGCGCGCGTGCTGTTCGCGGGTACGGTCATCTACACCATCTCCGGACCGGTCATGACGCTTTGGGGTCGTGCGGCCCACCGGCGCCGCGTGCGCCGCCACACCCGGCCGGCTGAATAA
- a CDS encoding DUF4124 domain-containing protein produces MRRCIAILLLAAVCPLAFAQAYKWKDAQGVTHYSDSPPPTNSAKVEKIQMKGGVNAPSPAQSAPAKSSTAGSPPPGTPVADNPANRAKLCDSLRKNMDVLQKEAVVSMDDGKGGTKQLDAAGRQRQVETTQAQMTLYCKS; encoded by the coding sequence ATGCGCCGCTGCATCGCCATTCTCCTGCTCGCCGCCGTCTGTCCCCTGGCCTTCGCCCAGGCCTACAAATGGAAGGACGCCCAGGGCGTTACCCATTACTCCGATTCACCGCCCCCGACCAACTCGGCCAAGGTCGAGAAGATCCAGATGAAGGGCGGCGTGAACGCCCCCTCCCCGGCGCAGTCCGCCCCGGCCAAATCCAGCACGGCCGGCAGCCCGCCGCCGGGCACCCCCGTGGCGGACAACCCGGCGAACCGGGCCAAGCTCTGCGACTCCCTGCGCAAGAACATGGACGTGCTGCAGAAGGAAGCCGTCGTGAGCATGGACGATGGCAAGGGGGGCACGAAGCAGCTCGATGCCGCCGGCCGCCAGCGCCAGGTGGAAACCACCCAGGCCCAGATGACCCTCTACTGCAAGTCATAA
- a CDS encoding threonine/serine ThrE exporter family protein: protein MAEVVPLTVPVSFATTAINTRIAFLTELARRLHQYGTTAPRLETAIAKSAQRVGLSAEVWSSPTAIIVSFADLGQGEESVAQVTQVMRLPPGDVNLARLVEADRIADAVIDGQMDLREGFHLLRKLGAPETFRAELGVIASYGLCAASVVALLLHSAWPDLITAGIIGVIIGCITVASGSRPRLAAASEAISAMVATIIATVVAAYVVPLALKSVILGSLIVLLPGMALTTAVREISSQHLVAGVARMGGAVATLLKLTFGTVAATQLCEALGIVPHDYALPPLPSWADWPSLVLGAFSFAILFRAARRDWLVVMGSVVLGYLATRWGGQISGSIPGAPFGVFIGGVLLGSLSNVYARYAQQPGAVVREPGIILLVPGSVSFRSVSYLLDHDTSLGMDTGLLGVTLLVSLVAGLLFGDLIVAPRRSL, encoded by the coding sequence TTGGCTGAGGTTGTACCGCTGACGGTACCGGTAAGCTTCGCCACCACGGCGATCAATACCCGTATCGCCTTCCTGACCGAGCTGGCGCGACGCCTGCACCAGTACGGTACGACGGCACCCCGACTGGAAACCGCCATCGCCAAATCGGCGCAGCGGGTGGGCCTTTCGGCGGAGGTGTGGTCCAGCCCCACGGCGATCATCGTCTCGTTTGCCGACCTGGGCCAGGGCGAAGAGAGCGTGGCCCAGGTCACCCAGGTGATGCGCTTGCCACCGGGAGACGTGAACCTCGCACGCCTCGTGGAGGCCGACCGTATCGCGGATGCAGTGATCGACGGCCAGATGGACCTGCGCGAAGGCTTCCACCTCCTGCGCAAGCTGGGGGCGCCGGAAACGTTCCGGGCGGAACTGGGCGTGATCGCCAGCTACGGTCTCTGCGCCGCCAGTGTCGTGGCGCTCCTCCTGCACAGCGCCTGGCCCGATCTGATCACCGCGGGGATCATCGGCGTGATCATTGGCTGCATCACCGTGGCATCCGGCAGCCGCCCGCGTCTTGCCGCTGCCAGCGAAGCCATCAGCGCGATGGTCGCCACCATCATCGCCACGGTGGTCGCGGCCTATGTCGTGCCGCTGGCGCTGAAGTCGGTCATCCTCGGCAGCCTTATCGTGTTGCTGCCGGGCATGGCACTGACCACTGCCGTCCGCGAGATCTCCAGCCAGCACCTGGTGGCCGGCGTCGCGCGCATGGGCGGTGCGGTGGCGACCTTGCTCAAGCTCACCTTCGGTACGGTGGCCGCGACCCAGCTTTGCGAAGCGCTGGGTATCGTGCCGCACGACTACGCGTTGCCGCCGCTACCCTCGTGGGCGGATTGGCCATCGCTGGTCCTGGGCGCATTTTCGTTCGCCATCCTGTTCCGTGCCGCCCGGCGCGACTGGCTGGTGGTCATGGGGTCCGTGGTGCTTGGATACCTCGCCACGCGTTGGGGCGGCCAGATCTCCGGCTCGATTCCCGGCGCGCCGTTCGGCGTGTTCATCGGTGGCGTGCTGCTTGGCTCGCTCAGCAATGTCTATGCCCGCTATGCGCAACAGCCGGGCGCGGTCGTGCGCGAACCCGGCATCATCCTGCTGGTGCCGGGCTCGGTGAGCTTCCGCAGCGTGTCGTACCTTCTGGATCACGATACGTCGCTCGGCATGGATACGGGCCTGCTGGGCGTTACCCTGCTGGTATCGCTCGTAGCCGGCCTGCTCTTCGGCGACCTGATCGTGGCCCCGCGCCGCTCTCTTTAG
- a CDS encoding sensor histidine kinase, with protein sequence MRRFSLEGRMAIVVGMSAIIGALVFAGVAIWPFPQAVAWLDELSRNPGHAVVPGPSAPVDTRTALIICLLLLVPLSAWMAHVLVEPIRRLMRALESAVASYRDGDYSMSIGTDRMDELGDLIRMHNQLGTILREQRQNLAQRELLLDTVVQNTPVALVLTDGSGKVTYANIAARHLFNEGRTLAGLDFATVLEAMPENLRAAAAAGEDALFTVEMEGSEETFHLSQRGFRLQGRPHRLQLYRRMTRELSRQEVHTWKRVIRVISHELNNSLAPISSLSHSGAELARRGDLARLPGVFASIGDRAKHLHGFISGYASFAKLPAPQAREIAWEPFLEALGLHARFQLSAPPPKQPGWFDPTQIEQVLINLIKNAHEAGGDENEVSVGVHVVGRDCLIDVSDRGPGMSETVLAQALLPFYSTKRSGTGLGLALAREISEAHGGRIALANRDGGGLRVTLVLPAGPH encoded by the coding sequence ATGAGGCGCTTCTCGCTCGAAGGTCGGATGGCCATCGTCGTCGGTATGTCGGCGATCATTGGCGCGCTGGTATTTGCCGGCGTCGCCATCTGGCCGTTCCCACAGGCCGTGGCCTGGCTCGATGAGCTGTCCAGGAACCCCGGGCACGCGGTGGTCCCGGGGCCTTCGGCGCCAGTCGATACCCGCACGGCACTGATCATTTGCCTGCTGCTGCTCGTGCCGCTTTCGGCATGGATGGCACATGTGCTGGTCGAGCCCATCCGCCGGCTCATGCGAGCGTTGGAAAGTGCCGTCGCGAGTTACCGCGATGGCGACTACAGCATGTCCATCGGCACCGACCGCATGGACGAGCTGGGCGATCTCATCCGCATGCACAACCAGTTGGGCACCATCCTGCGTGAGCAACGGCAGAACCTGGCCCAGCGTGAGCTGCTGCTCGATACCGTGGTGCAGAACACCCCGGTGGCGTTGGTCCTCACCGATGGTTCGGGCAAGGTGACCTACGCAAACATCGCCGCCCGCCATTTGTTCAACGAGGGGCGGACGCTGGCGGGACTCGATTTCGCCACCGTGCTCGAGGCCATGCCGGAGAACCTGCGCGCTGCGGCCGCCGCCGGTGAAGATGCCTTGTTCACGGTGGAGATGGAGGGTAGCGAGGAGACCTTCCACCTGTCCCAGCGTGGCTTCCGTTTGCAGGGACGCCCGCATCGGCTGCAGCTTTACCGGCGCATGACGCGGGAGCTCTCGCGGCAAGAAGTACATACCTGGAAGCGGGTCATCCGCGTCATCAGCCACGAACTCAACAATTCGCTGGCGCCGATTTCTTCGTTGTCGCACTCGGGCGCCGAGCTGGCCCGTCGCGGTGACCTTGCACGCTTGCCGGGTGTCTTCGCATCCATCGGCGACCGCGCGAAGCACCTGCACGGGTTCATCTCAGGCTATGCCAGCTTCGCCAAGCTGCCCGCACCGCAAGCCCGTGAGATCGCGTGGGAGCCGTTCCTGGAGGCCCTGGGGCTGCATGCCCGCTTCCAGCTCAGTGCACCGCCGCCGAAGCAACCCGGCTGGTTCGACCCCACCCAGATCGAACAGGTACTGATCAACCTGATCAAGAACGCCCACGAAGCCGGTGGCGACGAGAACGAGGTGTCGGTGGGTGTGCACGTGGTCGGCCGCGATTGCCTGATCGATGTGTCCGATCGCGGTCCCGGCATGAGCGAAACCGTGCTGGCCCAGGCGCTCCTTCCGTTCTATTCCACCAAACGCTCGGGTACGGGCCTTGGCCTGGCGCTGGCACGCGAAATTTCGGAAGCCCATGGCGGCCGTATCGCGCTCGCCAATCGCGATGGCGGCGGCCTGCGCGTGACCCTGGTGCTGCCCGCCGGCCCGCACTGA
- the rimI gene encoding ribosomal protein S18-alanine N-acetyltransferase, with the protein MVAVARPSTEVRAMRREDLDAVVAIEHASYEFPWSAGIFRDCLQAGHNCWVIVHEGEIAGYGILSVAAGEAHVLNVCIGDAHRGLGYGRRMMRRLVDLARWYGAERIFLEVRPSNPVAHTLYESMGFTEIGRRPAYYPAKNGREEAIVMALEMHIAD; encoded by the coding sequence ATGGTTGCCGTCGCTCGCCCTTCGACCGAAGTTCGCGCCATGCGCCGCGAGGATCTCGATGCGGTCGTGGCGATCGAGCACGCGTCGTACGAATTCCCCTGGAGCGCAGGCATCTTCCGTGATTGCCTGCAGGCCGGGCATAACTGCTGGGTGATCGTCCACGAGGGCGAGATCGCAGGCTACGGCATCCTTTCCGTCGCCGCGGGCGAAGCGCACGTACTTAACGTCTGCATTGGCGATGCGCATCGTGGCCTGGGTTATGGCCGGCGCATGATGCGCCGCCTGGTGGATCTTGCCCGCTGGTATGGCGCCGAGCGCATCTTTCTTGAAGTGCGCCCCTCGAATCCGGTGGCGCACACGCTGTATGAGTCCATGGGCTTCACCGAGATTGGCCGGCGGCCGGCCTACTACCCGGCGAAGAACGGCAGGGAAGAGGCCATCGTGATGGCGCTTGAGATGCACATCGCTGATTGA
- a CDS encoding tautomerase family protein — protein MPLVRIDVRRGKDAAYRTALGHAVHDALVAIGAPHDDRFQVIAEHDPEGLVYDPQYLGIQRTDDVVFIQITFNDTRTLEQKKQLYKAITENLGKAPGVKPGDVFINLVEVKKENWSFGNGVAQYAP, from the coding sequence ATGCCTCTCGTCCGTATCGATGTACGCCGTGGCAAGGATGCCGCCTACCGCACCGCACTGGGCCACGCCGTCCATGATGCCCTGGTCGCCATCGGCGCCCCCCACGATGACCGCTTCCAGGTCATCGCCGAGCACGATCCCGAAGGCCTGGTCTACGACCCCCAATACCTCGGCATCCAGCGCACCGACGATGTCGTGTTCATCCAGATCACCTTCAACGACACGCGCACGCTCGAGCAGAAGAAGCAGCTGTACAAGGCCATCACCGAAAACCTTGGCAAGGCGCCGGGCGTGAAGCCGGGTGACGTGTTCATCAACCTTGTTGAGGTAAAGAAGGAAAACTGGTCGTTTGGCAATGGAGTGGCGCAGTACGCGCCATGA
- a CDS encoding NfeD family protein, which yields MHYIWWIVALLLIGGEVIMPGYFMLWIGIAAAAMGIVLFAVPDLGPLAQAVLFALFTFVSCFAYWKFVRPRIARVPSGNERLNRRGEQLIGQRFTLCDAIINGRGKARVGDGMWLVNGPDLPVGATVEVTGIDGTTLRVKAVDVG from the coding sequence ATGCATTACATCTGGTGGATCGTGGCGCTGCTGCTGATCGGCGGCGAAGTGATCATGCCCGGTTACTTCATGCTGTGGATCGGCATCGCCGCGGCAGCCATGGGTATCGTGCTGTTTGCGGTGCCCGATCTCGGGCCGCTCGCTCAGGCCGTGCTGTTCGCCCTGTTCACGTTTGTTTCGTGCTTTGCCTACTGGAAGTTCGTGCGGCCCCGCATCGCACGCGTGCCCTCGGGAAACGAGCGCCTTAACCGCCGCGGCGAGCAGCTTATCGGCCAGCGCTTCACGCTGTGCGACGCCATTATCAATGGCCGGGGCAAGGCGCGCGTGGGCGATGGCATGTGGCTGGTGAACGGCCCCGACCTGCCGGTAGGCGCCACCGTGGAAGTGACGGGCATCGATGGCACCACCCTGCGCGTGAAGGCGGTGGACGTTGGCTGA